In Pirellulaceae bacterium, the genomic stretch TTGAGTGGCCCGGGTTTCTCTCGATAGATCAATCAGTTCCGGAGCTGCCGTTTGCATACGATAGGCAAGTTCGTAATTGGCAATCCGCGCATCAAGCCTCGAATCACCTTCGCGACTAGACCGATGAACCTGGTTCCAGGCGTTGATTCGATCGATCATCCGCCGCTGCTGTTCGGGTGAAATTGATTTGGGGCGATTAAGATTTTGAATTGGGTGACCTTGATCGCGAAGCACTGTTCCCTGATAAACCGCTGGAAGGTATCCGGAATGGTACATCACTTTACCGCCTCGAAAACCACCATCACTCAAAGCAATGTAGGCAGGCAGACTGTCACTTTCGCTGCCCAAACCGTAGGTGAGCCACGCACCGACACTCGGATGACCGAGTAACGTTGATCCGGTCGTCATTTGCGTGATCGCCGGACCATGAATGAATGAATCGTGGTAACACGAACGGATAACTGCTAAATCATCGGCATGCTTGGCCAGTTGAGGAAAAAGACTCGACACTTCAAGGCCCGAATCGCCATACTTTTTGAACGGAAAAGCGGACGCCATTAATTTTCCATCAGTCGGTCGCATAAACTGCAACGAAAGCCCTGCGGTGTTAAAACTTGAGGGCAGCGATTGGAGGTGATGCTTGACCAACTCAGGCTTTGGATCGAAGGTCTCAATCTGACTCGGCCCACCCACCATAAACAACATAATCAGACTTTTGGCGTGGGCAGGAAAATGCTGAGGTTGAACGGCCAACGAACTGCCGAAAGAATTTGCCGGAGCAGCCTCAAGATCTGTTCGCAACAAACTGGCGAGTCCAATCGCACCGGTCCCCATTGCGGCTCTTGCCAAAAAATCGCGTCGACTATCGGCCAACTCGACACGACCACAACGAGTTAAGGAATGAGTCATAGTTCAGTCCACGTAAACAAATTCATTCAGATTAAAGAGCGTCAAACAAAGCTTGGTCAGTGCCGCCGCCCGTCGCGGAGCAAGCTGATTAAGTCCTGCTGGTTGCTTGTCAACGGGCAACGAATCGTCGGCCATCTCCTCCAACCGATCGAGAAATGCAACTGCTTCAGTTACTTCCTTGCCAGACGCGGGGCGTCCCAATGCGACTTGCCATGCGCGTTTAACCTGAGCGGTCGGCTCCTGCCCCACTTCGTGAACCAATCGCATCGCAAAATTCTTTGCCTGCTCGAACCCCAACTGATTGTTCAATAACCACAGCGCTTGCGGCGCTACCGTTGACGCGTCACGACCTGAACAACTCACGGCGTTCACTGGCGCATCGAACAAGTCAAACAGCGGAAAATTGAAGTTTCGCCGCACAACAATATACAGGCCTCGACGCGTCTGGTCCGATGCCAATTCAGACTCGACCCAAATCGACTTATTTGTCAACTCCTCCGCCAACAGAGGTGGCATCACCGGACGGCCCCCCATCGCCAAATTGATGGTGCCCGCGACCGAATGTACTGCATCCCAAATCACTTCGCCTGCCAGCCGACGACGATTCATCCGCCAAAGCAACCTGTTATCAGGGTCCTGCTGAGCATGTTCCTCCGTGTAAAATAAACTCGATTGCCGATAGGTCCGCGACGTCATCATCAATCGGTGCATTGATTTAACGCTCCAACCGCGAGCGACAAACTCCGAAGCTAGCCAGTCTAACAACGGTGGATGAGTAGGCGGTGCTCCCATGCGGCCAAAGTCGTTCGACGTGGCGACAATGCCGCGGCCAAAGTGCCACTGCCAAATCCGATTGGCCATCACGCGAGCCGTTAAAGGATGGTCCGGTCGTGTCAACCAACGTGCAAACTCCTTCCGTCGACCTATCGAATTCACAGTCAACAGACTGTTGACGTTCGTCTGCTGAGCGAGTAGTTGCGGCAGGCGAGGGACCATCGATTGCTTTGGACGCGATAAATCGCCGCGACTCAGCAGGAGGACTTGCGGTGCTAATCCCGCACGGTAGTGCCCAAGCACACTCACGGTTGGACGCTCGTAAACCCCCACATACAAATCACCCTGTGCATCCTTCTCCGGCAATGCGAGCAAACGATCAGCAAGCTCCATTTTAAGTTCTTGCAGCCTGCGTTGCTCGACCTCCGTGCGTTCACCTTCCGAGTTCGCTTGCTGATAGGCACGATAGGCCTTGCGAGCTTCCTCGACTGCGAGCATTTTTGGATAGTGCTGTTTCCAATCGGCAAGCCCCATGCCGTGCTGCATCGGCATCTCAATTTCACGACTGGTCGCAAAGATTGCTTGGAGCGAGTAATAATCTCGCTGAGAAATTGGGTCGAACTTATGATCGTGACACCTGGCACAGGCAAACGTCAGCCCCATAAATGCAGCACCAGTCGTGTCCACCCAATCGGTCAGTCGCTCATTCGTAAGCTTCTTGACATCCATGTTCGACTCGTGAATCTGCGGGCCCAGGACATAGAAACCGGTTCCCGTCAACGCCTCGAAGTGACGTTTTTTTTCAGGATCCATCACATAGCTGCCACCAAGGTCAAGATTGTCCGCCCAGATTTCGTCGCCCGCGATCTGCTCCTGAACAAATTGATCATAGGGCTTGTCATCGTTGAAGGATTTCACGACGTAGTCACGAAATCGCCACGCGTTGCGATAATAGATATCGGTTTCGTAGCCACCCGTGTCCGCATACCTGGCAACGTCCAACCAATGCCGCCCCCACCGCTCGCCGTAATGCTTGGAATGCAATAATTGCTCAATGACGCGTTCCCAAGCACCGACTGCGGTATCATTCACAAACGCTTCGATCTCCGCTGGTTTTGGCGGCAAACCAATCAGATCAAAATAGGCACGACGGATAAGCGTTCGTCGATCTGCGAGAGGAGCCGCCACCAGTTTTTTTTCCCGCAGCTTTGCTTGAATGAACGCATCAATCGGATGGCGGGGCGGATCCCCCCACTGCCGATCCGGTACCACGATGGCATATTTTTGGATCAGCCCCTCCTCGACCGCCCGACGTTGTGAGTCTTTCAACGCGATATTGTAGATGCTGACCTCGGCCAAATCGCCTCGAAAAGCACCAAGCGACTCGTGCGCCCGACCCAAAAAAATCCCCAGATCGGTCCGATGACGGATTTTTGGACTTGCCGAGCTTCCCAGTAATGCTCTCGAAGGAACCGGGCGACCATTCACAAACAGAGAACTCATCGGCGCCATCGGGCCGGCACGTTTGACGAGGCTGATTACGAGCGGCTTCTCGTAGAGTGACCACATTAATTGGGGAGATGTACGGGCGTCATGCGCGTAACCACCCGAGTGACTCAACTGACCACTCAAACGATGGATCTCGAGCAATGAAGCCGACGGTCGCCCCGGATCATGTTCCGCAGCAGGATCCCCGAAGCCAATCAACACAGAGGTCTGCCTGTCCTGGCTTGGCGGTCGCATATTGACAACCATCGTGATGGTCCAGGACGCATCACCATCAATCTCGACCGGATTATCAGCAGGCGATGACAGGCCCGCAATCTCATTGAATCGAACTGCGGCTTGATTCCCGATTGTCGAATACCGCATCCAACGTGGTGGAGCACCGACGAGAGCATCAACTCGATTCCAGGTCGGACGCAGATGCCGATCGTTCCCGCTCTCGTCGATCCACTCAACAACCCGCTCCCCATGTTGGGTCGAGATACTTTCCGCGCGATACCAAGCCTGCAAATGACCTCGGAGCGTTTCATTATCAGGCGAAATGGCCGGCTGATCACGGGACGAAATTATGCTAGGCAGCGAACCAGGAACAACAGGGCGGATGGGTGACTGGAAAGCCCAAGAAGCACCCCCCTTCGTCATTCGCTGCGTCCACTCATCGTGCGTTACATCACTTGCACGGGATCGGGCTCCCGTATCAATCCAACGACGGATCAAGGCGATTTCAGCGGGAGTGAGCGCGGGGTGATTCTCCGGAGGCATTTCCCCACTTTGAATCCGTTCGATCAATAAACTCTCGTCCGCCGATAATTTCGTGATGGCTGCCCCCGAATCGCCACCACGTTGAATCGCAAATACGGAACGCAGATCCAAATTCGCTTCACGAGCTTGGCCGCCGTGACATTCCCCGCATTTCAGCAAAAAAATGGGGCGGACGTCTTTTTCAAAAACCGGAGGCGAACCGAAAGATAATTTTTCCCCGATGACGACCAGCAGCACAAACACGATCAGACAGCGAACAGACAGACCTTGCCCGAACAGACCCATCGATAATCGGCTCACCCATCGAGAAAAAAACGGGCAACAGCTCCCCAAATTCCATGCGATTCCAAGTCTCATCTCAAAGCCTTGTTGTTGCTCAAGTCAACTTTGTCACCGATCCGCTAGACCTCTTTCGACGAACCCTGTCACACTGAAAAAGAAGTATTCAAACTTTGCAGAGTCGCCGCAGAGCCAGAGCCGCCGTAGGGCCCTCGAAAACCAACAGCAAATAGCTTGGACATCGCAACTTGCAATCAGCAGGATTATAAACGATCCAACTCCGGGACGCCAAAAAGATCTATTCTCTTCAGCAAATCGTTGCCGAATGCGGATCGGAAAACTTTCCGAAGACCGTTCTGCCCCAACTTGCAATTCCAACATCCAAATCATCGAGACACAATTAATCTTGTTCGAAAGGCGACTGATTGACGCATCCGTGGACTTAAACTGCTGATTTCCTCAAAACATCAACCCTGATGCGTCTGAGATAAGAATCACCTCTCTTTCCGCTTCTCTGTCGATATCAAAGACGCTTCCCGTGCAACAAGATCAAGCACACTGGCAATTGGCAGTCCACACGGCCCAAAAAGAGTAGAATTGAAAATTGATTTCTGGCGCCGGGTTGACCCAAGCCGCTCGTTAAACAATCACACTCAGAAAGAAACCGAAACCCTTCGTCATCAATTCTGCACCTAAGGACATAGGCATGCTTCAGCCGCTTGCTATCCCATCCACCACTCGCCACCTCATCCCCTCAAGTGACCGACAACACCGATTCAGGCCAGGATTTCTTGCTGTTGCTGCCGTTCTCATCTTACCGCTTCCGACGGCAGAATCGCTTGCCGCCGAACAATTTTCAACACCGAATATTGTTATCCTCTTGGCTGACGACATGGGCTACGGAGATGTCCAGGCACTCAATCCTCATTCATCGGTCCCGACACCCAACCTGAATGCGTTGGCCAAATCGGGAATGACATTCACCGATGCCCACTCACCATCGGCCGTGTGCACACCAACCCGCTACGCAATTCTGACAGGTAGATATTGTTGGCGTTCAAAGCTGAAGCGAGGAGTTCTCAACGGATACTCCGCACCCTTAATTGAATCGCATCGGCCGACGATTGCATCCATGTTGAAGAAGCAAGACTATGTGACGGGAATCATCGGCAAATGGCATCTTGGACTTGGCTTTGTACGTCCGCAACCAAGTGAAGAAATGGACTTTACACGACCGCTGACGCATGGCCCCAACAACTTGGGTTTCGACTATTCCTACATCATTCCGGCATCTTTGGATTTCCCCCCCTACGTGTATCTTGAAGACGGCAAGGTCACAGAAGCAGCGACCACTTTACAAACAGCACAAAAATTCCCAGCATTCCTTCGTAAAGGACCACGATCCGAGAAATTGATCATGCACGAATGCCTGGACGATCTGACCGACCGGTCGGTAGAATTCATCAAAGATCAGGCAGCAACCGACAAGCCTTTCTTTCTTTATTTCCCACTGACGGCGCCACACAAACCCGTTTTGCCGCATCCCCGATTCGAAGGTAAAACGCAACTGGGTCCGTACGGTGATTTTGTTGTACAGGTCGATGACACCGTGGGACGCGTAATGCGAGCGTTGCAAGAAGCAAATGTGGATAAGAATACTCTCGTAATTTACAGCAGCGACAATGGTTCATTCATGGCTCGACGCGACGCCCAACCCGATCACGTTGAAAGTTCCGACGTGCAAGCTTATCGACCTGAACACCACACAGCGAACGGCGCCCTTCGAGGCACGAAAGCTGACGTTTGGGAAGCCGGTCATCGAGTGCCATTTTTCGCACGCTGGCCAGGCAATATCGCGGAACAAACCACTTGCGATCAAACCATTTGCTTAGTCGACTTATTGGCTACCTTTGCCGAAATCACCGGCGTTACGCAACCGGTAATGGCTCAGGACAGCTACAGCTTTTTCCCACTTCTCAAAGGTGACGCCACGCATAATCGACCGCCAGTCATTAACCACTCAGCGGCCGGCATGTTCGCTATTCGCGCAGGTCAATGGAAACTCGTCTTGGGCAATGGCTCGGGTGGGCGTGAACGTCCAGCAGGAAAATCGTTCAAGAAGCCCTACCAATTGTTTAATCTGAGTGATGATCTGGGAGAATCAATAAATGTGATCGAACAACACCCGTCAATTTCCAGCAGGCTTGAGCAACAATGCCTGGAAATCATCGGAAATGACCGTTAGCGCCCCCCTCACACGCGACAAACAGACAGGTTTCTCGAGAGGGGAGCAGAAGTTTACTTGACGACTGACTGTCGGCTTATTTAGCTTAGAAGTATCGCAACCCTCTCCCATTCGGGAAAAGCACCTTTCTCGTTCCGAGCAATCAACGCACTGATGAATTCGTTCTATGAGATTCTGGGAGTCGAACGCAGCGCATCTCGTCGCGAGATTCGTGATGCGTTTTTGAATCTTGCTCATCAGCACCACCCTGATCTCAATCGAAATCACTCCGGTGCAGACGAACAATTCAAGCATGTCCGCCGAGCTTATGAAGTTTTGAGTGATCCAATTCGCCGCGCGGCCTATGACGACAATCCCGGCTTGTTCCCGCTAGCACAAGAACAGACAGGAAACAAATCGACCATCGTGCCCGAAGCTTACCAGGCATCTGGCCCCAACCGATTTCACAGCAGCAGCCGTCGCCGTCATCCCGAAACGGCGATACCGTTTTCCTTCAACTTACAACCGGCGCAGCCGAAACGAAAACGCTTGATTCTCGCAACGCTTTGCACAGGAATCGTCATGGCATCGATCTCTTACTTTGCCCTGACTCAACCTCCAACGTCCACACCATCCGCGGGTCATCGGTTGACCGGAAAAACATCCGGGATTCATCCCTCCCCCCACTTGTCAGTGCCGATTGTTCCTCAGGAAGATCGATATCCTCCCCATCACGAGCTTGGGCAAGCCGTGCAACTCCCCTCCGGGTCATCCCCCCGGGATAAGCAACTATCTGCTTCCCACCGCCACGATACAGAAACTAACGCCGCACAGATGCCGTCCAGCGACAGAGAGCTTCACACCCACGAATTCCTGTTCCAATTACACCCCGAAAACTCCCCCTTTTTACTCCTACCTCAAGACGAATCCCATACCGTCTTGATTCCAGACTTTGGGGTAACCGGATCAATAATCGTTCCCAAAGCCCAGGTCGCCTTGCTGCCCGATTATGTCGAACAACAGCGTTTGCTGCTGAATGATTTAGGATCAACGTTTCAACAACTGATAGATACACCCTTACCAGAAATGCGGGAACCCGCAGCGTTGATCGGACCACCGACCTTCGAACGCCTGCCACCACTGCAAATGCAGTTGCCGCCGACAGCCCAAGGTGGCTCCAGTTCAGGTGTTCTCATGCCAGGCAAAGGCCCGTTGATTCGTCCGGGCGCGGAGTTGAGTGGAACGCCTTCCACTTCACTTCGACTGCCAAGGGGATTTCCCGGGTATCGAGCCACCCAGGAGGCACATATTCCAAGTTGGTCGCGTCCTCTGTCTTTTTCGGTAGTCCCGCCAACAAGCGTGGCAGTCCCCCCAACGCCTGCCGGCCTACCGATTAGCAGTGGCCTTCAACCAGGACGACCTGGCGCGACCCGATATGGCCCGATCGAAAACAAGCATCTGCCCTACCAGCCATTCAATCCCTCACGGGCACAACCGGAAGCGAAAAATCACTCTGCCGGCCGTCTCTAGCACAAAGCTGGCCAGTTTTAGGAATTGCTCAGCAGCGAAGCAGCGAGACGATCTAAGTAAAGCGTCGTCCGCTCGTGACGTTGAAGTATCGATGCAGGCACCTGAGGTGTAACCGTGCCTTCGGCTGAATCGGCAACAGCCCGAGCCTTACGTTGATCGGGCACCGTGCAAACAATCGCCTGCGATTTCAGAATCTGCTGTACGGACATACTGACGGCTTGTTTCGGCACATCTTCGAATGTTGGAAACCACCCCTCGCCTAGCTGCTGCTCCCGGCAGGCATCATCCAGATCAACCACTAAATAGGGAACTTGCGTGTCAAAGTCGGCGGGAGGGTCATTAAAAGCAAGATGGCCATTTTCGCCGATTCCCACAAAGGCGACGTCAACATCGTGCTGTTGAATCGCTGCAGACAAACGGTCGCATTCAGTCGCGATCGGCTGCACTTCTCCATCAATATAATGAAATGCCTTGAGCGGAAGGTGGTCAACGAATCGTTCTTTCAGATATTTACGAAACGAAGCTGGATGAGAAATCGGCAACCCGAGATACTCGTCGAGATGGAAACCGGTCACGACGGACCAATCAATGTCGGGCTGGCGAATCAGGTTATCGAGCATCGTAAACTGAGATGCGCCGGTCGCGACGATGATCGTCGCTGCGCCCTTGTCTTGGATCGCATTACGAATGTGCTCAGCACCATCGACGGCGGCCTGCAGCCCCATTGCTTCTTTGTCTTCACGTATGACGATATTCATGATCTGGATCTCCGAATTAATTCCGACATCATAGCCAGACAGACGGTTCCTTGAAAGTCACCTAGAGATAAGATCTAACGGGATTCCATTGTCGACAACAATGACACTTTCAGTTTCCGGAGCTAATAATCCCAAACAGCTGCTATCGTTTTATCGCCTTCAGTTGAATCGTCCGCCATCAATTCACTCGTTAGCTTTCACTGTCGATCAGAAGACAGCAGAAACCCCTGACGCGGCTTCGCGTTGAGCCGATACACAGTGGGCAATCTCATCATCACGTCAACTGCTCGAATGCGGTCCTGTTTGCGGCTTCCCGTCCGACGCGCAGGAATCGATGAGTGAACCATCAAGACGCCGTCGGAAATTTGAAGCTGATCGAGGAGGGCCAAGACTGTTCCCGTACCAAATCGATCCGAGGGATAGATGGGGGCGTTCAATGCTGCCAACGACCAACGGTCGATGTAAAACTTTTTCAAATAGCCCTGGTAGGTGCCTTCGCTCAAATAAGGCTGCAGTTCCGCAGGCAATCGCTTCGCCAGGTCCTCCTGAAAATAGAGTTCAACTCGCGCAGTGCGAGTTGAATACAATCCCCATGACACCCAGGAATCCCAAAAGCCAAAGCCCTCAACGACGGGCAAACAAATCGCCAAGCAGAGCAGCAGGCGTGCTCCCACCGACGCAACAAAACGTCGTCTGGTCACTTGAATCTCCGCCACTTTTGCATCCGCTGAAACATTGTAAAACGGCCAAAAGACCACAGGAATCAAGATGCAAAACTGCAGATTCCAGATCAAGACAGCTGTTTTTTGTTGCATGCCCCAGGGGCCGAGAATCAGCATAAGAGTCAGATGCAAGCATATGGCCATGATCACGCCCAGACGGCGCGTACGGGGAAAAACCAAACAGACTGCAGTCAACAACTCACCCGCTGGAAGGAGTAAGGCAAACCCAATTCTCGCTCGTTCCGACCACTCGGAAAGGGAGATGCCCAATAATTCCAGACCTGCCGACAAAAGTTGTTGTCCGATTGTGGTCAAAAAGAGGTAATCGAATTTACTCAAAGCAGAAAACAAATAAACGCTGATGAATAACGCGCGCAACCAAATCACAATCTGATGGGACGTGCAACAGGCAATCGTCGCCAAAACGAGGAGCGCAAGATAAGCCCACGGTTGAATACGATGTTGATTCAAGACCATGAGCGTCGTGAGCAAAACAACAATCAGCAGCAGGCACACGGCTGTAAGGCGAGGCGAGATCCGAATGATACCCACGAGGATCAGCATTGGAACCAGCAGGGAGAGAAGGATTTGGTCTATCCACCAAGGCAGATCGACCAGCCCTTGAAAAAGCGGTACCTGAGGAAACGTCGGCTGTGGAATCCACAGTCTCCAGGTACTAAACAACAAAGCGACGGTGAACAGACAAATCGCGCGTTTCAACAACTCAACGCGTGACCTTTCTTGAGCTACGAGTGGGTCGTTTTCAGCCATCATGCGGGTCTGCGTGAGTCACGAAACGATATCCCGCAACGCATCCAAGAAAGATTGTACTTCCTCAGCCGTGTTGTAATGCACCAATCCGATTCTCACCATGCCGTCCGGCTCCAGCCCCAATGCTTCCGACAGGGGCAGAGCATAGAAATTCCCATGCCAGACAAAAATGCCGGCCTCACCGAGTCGCTTGGCAATTTGTGTTGAAGTGAATTGAGGATGCGTGAACGAAACGGTAGAAAACCGTTCTGACATTCGATCTTTGGCAGTGATCCCCCAAACTTTGACCCCTTCAATTTGCTGCAGTCCATCCAAGAGTTTTTCTGCCAGACCATTTTCATATTGGCGAATGGCTTGAAAAGCTGTCCGCAATGCGTGTCTTCGATCCGGCGGAGTACTTTCCGCCACGGTTTGCCCCAGCGTTTCTAAATAATCGATCGCCCCTTTCGTTGCCGCCAGACACTCGTGGTTTTGCGTGCCAGTCATCCACCGACCGGGAAGTTCGTCCGTTGCCGGACGGAGCTTATAAGGTTGCAGTTGTTCCAGTAGTTGGCGTCGTCCCCACATGATGCCCACGTGTGGACCAAAAAACTTGTAGGCACTGCAGACAAGCAAGTCGCAACCGAATTCATCGATGTCAATCAGTTGGTGAGGTGCATAGTGGACAGCATCCAAGAAACTGATTGCACCAACTTCACGGGCCCAGCGACAAATCTGCTGCACGGGATTAACGGTTCCTGACGCGTTCGAGGCACATCCCACCGCCACGAGCCGCGTCTTGGTGTTGATTTTCCCCCGAAAGTCATCCAAGTCGAGTGTGCAATCTTCAGGATGAATATTGACATATCTCACCGTTGCGCCCGCATCCTGAGCAGCAAGCACCCAAGGACTAAAATTCGCATCGTGTTCAAGTCGAGTTACCACCACTTCGTCACCCGGCTGCCATGTCTTGGCGAGTGCCCGTGAAACGGCCATCGTCAAACTCGTCATGTTTGCACCAAAGGCCACCTCATCTGGATCGTTGGCGCCAAGAAAATCGGCAACCGCTCGATGGATTTCGTCCAACCAACGATCGCTTTCGATGCTGGTTGCAAACAACCCCCCGTGATTTGCATTACAACGACAGAGGTACTCCCGAATCGCATCGATTACGCATTCAGGCACTTG encodes the following:
- a CDS encoding DUF1501 domain-containing protein, with amino-acid sequence MTHSLTRCGRVELADSRRDFLARAAMGTGAIGLASLLRTDLEAAPANSFGSSLAVQPQHFPAHAKSLIMLFMVGGPSQIETFDPKPELVKHHLQSLPSSFNTAGLSLQFMRPTDGKLMASAFPFKKYGDSGLEVSSLFPQLAKHADDLAVIRSCYHDSFIHGPAITQMTTGSTLLGHPSVGAWLTYGLGSESDSLPAYIALSDGGFRGGKVMYHSGYLPAVYQGTVLRDQGHPIQNLNRPKSISPEQQRRMIDRINAWNQVHRSSREGDSRLDARIANYELAYRMQTAAPELIDLSRETRATQELYGIGTDSADRFGKMCLLSRRMVERGVRCVLLCNTDWDGHGECGKNHAGNAKRIDQPIAGLLADLKQRGMLDSTLVVWTGEFGRTPVMQGNQGRDHSPYGFSSWMAGGGIRGGQVIGATDDFAFRAVEDKLHVHDLHATILSLMGLNHERLTYLFEGRERRLTDIGGDRDIAKRLRS
- a CDS encoding DUF1553 domain-containing protein encodes the protein MGLFGQGLSVRCLIVFVLLVVIGEKLSFGSPPVFEKDVRPIFLLKCGECHGGQAREANLDLRSVFAIQRGGDSGAAITKLSADESLLIERIQSGEMPPENHPALTPAEIALIRRWIDTGARSRASDVTHDEWTQRMTKGGASWAFQSPIRPVVPGSLPSIISSRDQPAISPDNETLRGHLQAWYRAESISTQHGERVVEWIDESGNDRHLRPTWNRVDALVGAPPRWMRYSTIGNQAAVRFNEIAGLSSPADNPVEIDGDASWTITMVVNMRPPSQDRQTSVLIGFGDPAAEHDPGRPSASLLEIHRLSGQLSHSGGYAHDARTSPQLMWSLYEKPLVISLVKRAGPMAPMSSLFVNGRPVPSRALLGSSASPKIRHRTDLGIFLGRAHESLGAFRGDLAEVSIYNIALKDSQRRAVEEGLIQKYAIVVPDRQWGDPPRHPIDAFIQAKLREKKLVAAPLADRRTLIRRAYFDLIGLPPKPAEIEAFVNDTAVGAWERVIEQLLHSKHYGERWGRHWLDVARYADTGGYETDIYYRNAWRFRDYVVKSFNDDKPYDQFVQEQIAGDEIWADNLDLGGSYVMDPEKKRHFEALTGTGFYVLGPQIHESNMDVKKLTNERLTDWVDTTGAAFMGLTFACARCHDHKFDPISQRDYYSLQAIFATSREIEMPMQHGMGLADWKQHYPKMLAVEEARKAYRAYQQANSEGERTEVEQRRLQELKMELADRLLALPEKDAQGDLYVGVYERPTVSVLGHYRAGLAPQVLLLSRGDLSRPKQSMVPRLPQLLAQQTNVNSLLTVNSIGRRKEFARWLTRPDHPLTARVMANRIWQWHFGRGIVATSNDFGRMGAPPTHPPLLDWLASEFVARGWSVKSMHRLMMTSRTYRQSSLFYTEEHAQQDPDNRLLWRMNRRRLAGEVIWDAVHSVAGTINLAMGGRPVMPPLLAEELTNKSIWVESELASDQTRRGLYIVVRRNFNFPLFDLFDAPVNAVSCSGRDASTVAPQALWLLNNQLGFEQAKNFAMRLVHEVGQEPTAQVKRAWQVALGRPASGKEVTEAVAFLDRLEEMADDSLPVDKQPAGLNQLAPRRAAALTKLCLTLFNLNEFVYVD
- a CDS encoding arylsulfatase, translated to MLQPLAIPSTTRHLIPSSDRQHRFRPGFLAVAAVLILPLPTAESLAAEQFSTPNIVILLADDMGYGDVQALNPHSSVPTPNLNALAKSGMTFTDAHSPSAVCTPTRYAILTGRYCWRSKLKRGVLNGYSAPLIESHRPTIASMLKKQDYVTGIIGKWHLGLGFVRPQPSEEMDFTRPLTHGPNNLGFDYSYIIPASLDFPPYVYLEDGKVTEAATTLQTAQKFPAFLRKGPRSEKLIMHECLDDLTDRSVEFIKDQAATDKPFFLYFPLTAPHKPVLPHPRFEGKTQLGPYGDFVVQVDDTVGRVMRALQEANVDKNTLVIYSSDNGSFMARRDAQPDHVESSDVQAYRPEHHTANGALRGTKADVWEAGHRVPFFARWPGNIAEQTTCDQTICLVDLLATFAEITGVTQPVMAQDSYSFFPLLKGDATHNRPPVINHSAAGMFAIRAGQWKLVLGNGSGGRERPAGKSFKKPYQLFNLSDDLGESINVIEQHPSISSRLEQQCLEIIGNDR
- a CDS encoding J domain-containing protein is translated as MNSFYEILGVERSASRREIRDAFLNLAHQHHPDLNRNHSGADEQFKHVRRAYEVLSDPIRRAAYDDNPGLFPLAQEQTGNKSTIVPEAYQASGPNRFHSSSRRRHPETAIPFSFNLQPAQPKRKRLILATLCTGIVMASISYFALTQPPTSTPSAGHRLTGKTSGIHPSPHLSVPIVPQEDRYPPHHELGQAVQLPSGSSPRDKQLSASHRHDTETNAAQMPSSDRELHTHEFLFQLHPENSPFLLLPQDESHTVLIPDFGVTGSIIVPKAQVALLPDYVEQQRLLLNDLGSTFQQLIDTPLPEMREPAALIGPPTFERLPPLQMQLPPTAQGGSSSGVLMPGKGPLIRPGAELSGTPSTSLRLPRGFPGYRATQEAHIPSWSRPLSFSVVPPTSVAVPPTPAGLPISSGLQPGRPGATRYGPIENKHLPYQPFNPSRAQPEAKNHSAGRL
- a CDS encoding glucosamine-6-phosphate deaminase, whose amino-acid sequence is MNIVIREDKEAMGLQAAVDGAEHIRNAIQDKGAATIIVATGASQFTMLDNLIRQPDIDWSVVTGFHLDEYLGLPISHPASFRKYLKERFVDHLPLKAFHYIDGEVQPIATECDRLSAAIQQHDVDVAFVGIGENGHLAFNDPPADFDTQVPYLVVDLDDACREQQLGEGWFPTFEDVPKQAVSMSVQQILKSQAIVCTVPDQRKARAVADSAEGTVTPQVPASILQRHERTTLYLDRLAASLLSNS
- a CDS encoding cysteine desulfurase-like protein; the encoded protein is MKLTAEIVEHCRGQFPSLSRQVGDRSAIYFDGPAGTQVPECVIDAIREYLCRCNANHGGLFATSIESDRWLDEIHRAVADFLGANDPDEVAFGANMTSLTMAVSRALAKTWQPGDEVVVTRLEHDANFSPWVLAAQDAGATVRYVNIHPEDCTLDLDDFRGKINTKTRLVAVGCASNASGTVNPVQQICRWAREVGAISFLDAVHYAPHQLIDIDEFGCDLLVCSAYKFFGPHVGIMWGRRQLLEQLQPYKLRPATDELPGRWMTGTQNHECLAATKGAIDYLETLGQTVAESTPPDRRHALRTAFQAIRQYENGLAEKLLDGLQQIEGVKVWGITAKDRMSERFSTVSFTHPQFTSTQIAKRLGEAGIFVWHGNFYALPLSEALGLEPDGMVRIGLVHYNTAEEVQSFLDALRDIVS